GCCAGCGCCGGAGACCGCCCCGGGGTCCAGCGCCATGGTCGGTCTCCTCGCGATACGGTCGGCGGATGGTGCAGGCGTACATCCTCGTGCAGACCGAGGTCGGCAAGGCGGGCAGCGTCTCCGACGCCATCCGCAGCATGACCGAGACCGTGTCGGTGGAGAACGTCACCGGCCCCTACGACGTCGTCGCCAAGGTGCAGGCCGAGACCCTCGACGAGCTCGGCCGCCTGGTCGTGGCGCGGGTCCAGGAGCTGTCCGGCATCACCCGCACCCTCACGTGCCCGGTCGTCAACGTCTGAGCCGCGCCCGCCGGGCCGCGGTCCCGGTGCTGCTGGGCCTCGCCGCGGTCGCCCTGGTCCCCGGTTGCGCCGGCCCGGTGCAGGTGACCGCCGCGCCGGAGGGCTCCTCGGACGCCTGCGCGGACGTGCTCGCCCTGCTGCCCGCGGAGCTCGCGGGGCAGCCCGAGCGGGAGACCCGCGGGGCGGGGACCGCGGCCTGGGGCGACCCGGCCGTGCTGCTGCGCTGCGGCGAGGAACCGGTGCTGGCCTCCACCCAGCCGTGCGTGAGCGTGCCCGGCGGCGGCGAGGACGTCGACTGGGTGGTGCTGGCCTCCGACGACAGCGGCTCCATCGTGCGGACCTTCGGCCGGGACCCCTCCGTGGAGGTCGAGGTCCCGGCGACCTACGGCCCGGCGCCCGTCGCCGTGCTGCCCGACCTGGCCGAGGCCGTCGCCGCGGTGCCCGCCACCGCGGTGTGCACCGGCTGAGCGCTCACCCCGCCGGCGTGCCCGAGAAGGCCCCGCCCGGGCCGCCGACCAGCCGGGCGAAGCGCCGACCGACCTCGCGGTGGGTGGCGGCGTCCGGGTGCAGGCCGTCCGGGAGGGGCCGCAGGCGCTCGTCCTCCTCGCCGTAGAGGGCGCGGCCGTCGACCAGGTGCAGGGCCGGGTCGTCCGGCTGTCGCTCCGCCACCGCACGGGCCACCTCGTCGCGGACCACCCGCAGCGTGAGCCGGCCCGCCGGGACGTCGGCGGGGTCGCCGCTTGCCCGGAACCGCACCCGCCCCTCGCGCAGCGCGTCCAGGTCGAACGCCCCCGGTCCCGGCGTGTCCTCGTGGACCGGGCACAGCAGCGGTGACACCAGCACCAGCGGGGCGGTGGGGTGGCCGTCGCGCAGGGTGTCGAGGAAGCCGTGCAGGGCGGCACGGAACGCCCGCAGCCGCATGACGTCCGCACCGACGACGTTGATGCCGACCTCGAGGCTCAGCAGGTCGGCCGGGGTGGCGGCCAGCGCCCGGGCGGTCGACGGGTCGAGCAGCATGCTCCCCCCGAGGCCGACGTTGACCAGGTCGACGCCGACGGCGGCCGCCGCGACGGCCGGCCACGTGCCGGTGGGCCCGTCCGCGCCCGAGCCCTGGCTGATCGAGCTGCCGTGGTGCAGCCACACCGGGCGCCCCGTGGCGGGGGCCGGGTGCACGGGCGCGTCCGTCCGCAGCTCGACCAGCTCCGTGGCCTCGTCGTGCGGCAGCCAGACCTCCACCGTCTTGTCGACCGCGGGCAGCCCGTCGAAGCGCGCCGTCCCCGGGGCGCCGGTGACCACGGAGGTGGTCTGGGTGGCGAGGTCGACCGTCAGCGTGTCCCCGCCGGCGACGCTGGTCCGGCCGGCCGGGCGCCCGTCGACGAGCAGGTCGTAGACGCCGTCGGGCCGGGCCGGCAGGCCGGGGTAGACCCGTTTGGTCGGGACCGTGACGAGCTCGACGACGGTGGCCGCGGTGCGGAACCGCAGCCGGACGCCGGAGGGCTGGGCCTCGACCATCCGCAGCTGGTCGTCGACACCGAGCCCGCGGGCGCGGGCGGGCAGCCGGTGCGGGCGCAGCCCCCGGGCGGTCGGCTCGAGCTCGAGCGCGCCGTGGACGAGCGCCGGGGTGACGGGGGTGACGTGGCCCGGCCGCACGCCGCTCACGCCGCTCACGCCGCTCACGCCGCGACCCAGGCGCGCAGGGCGAGGTCGACGGTGTCGACGAGGCGTTCCCACGACCGCTGCGACGGGGGCGCGCTGTGGCTGAACCCGCCCGAGGCCTCGAGGTCGACGAAGCCGTGGACGAGGCTGCCGAGCAGCCGGACGCCGTGCGTCTGGTCCTCGCCGGTGAGGTCGTAGCCGCGCAGCACGGCGCGCGCCATCTCGGCGTGCCGGGGTCCTGCGCCGCTGGCGGCCGCCTGAGCGTCCAGGGGCAGCCGGGAGGCCGCGTACCGGCCCGGGTGCTCGCGCGCGTAGCCGCGGTAGGCGTCGGCGAAGCCGCGGACGGCGTCCTTCCCCGCCCGACCGGCGATGCCGTCGGCGACCCGGTCGGCCATCTCCGCCAGGGCGAGCTGGGTGACCCGGCTCCGCAGGTCGTCGGTGCTGGTGACGTGCGAGTAGAGGCTGGCCGGCTGCACGCGCACGCGCCGCGCCAGCGCGGACACGGTGAGCCCGGCGGTGCCGACCTCGTCGACGAGGACGGCGGCCGCCTCGACGAGGCCGGCCCGGGTGAGTCCTGCGCGTGCCACTGGTCCTCCTGCGAGCTCCTCCTATGGGTTGTCGTCGACAGCCTACAGGTCGTAGGCAGCGTGGCCTGCCTGCGCGCACGGGTTGTGTCCGGCCCCCGCGCGATGCTCCTGCCATGCGCAGCAGCCCTCCCGGTGTCGACGACCTGCTCCGGCTGGTCGAGGCCCTCCGGCTGCTCGACCGGTCGGTGGACGACGCCACCCGGGTCTCTCGGCTCCGCGCCCTGGAGATGCTCAAGGCGGCGGCGTCAGCAGCACAGGCCCGCGACACCGCCGACCTGGCTGCGTCCCGACACGCCCAGCGGGCCGCTGCGGGGGTGCCACCGCAGGAGCGGGGGCGAGGTGTCGCCGCGGAGGTGGCGCTGGCCCGCCGGGACTCCCCCCGGCGGGGCGCGCAGCACCTGGGCCTGGCGACGGCGCTCGTCCACGAGATGCCGTGCACCCTCGCCGCGCTGGAGGCCGGCCGCATCAGCGAGTGGCGGGCGACGGTCCTCGTCCGCGACACCGCCTGCCTGACGCGTGCGGACCGCACCGCCGTGGACGCGGAGGTCGCCGGCGACCCCGCGGTGCTCGAGCAGCTCGGGGACCGGGCGCTCGGCGCGCGGGTGCGGCAGGCGGCCTACCGGCTCGACCCGCTCTCGGTCGTCGAGCGGGCCCGGCGGGTGGAGCGGGAGCGCCGGGTGACCCTGCGGCCGGCGCCGGACACCATGGCCTACCTCACCGCGCTGCTGCCCGTCGCGGCGGCGGTGTCGGTCGTCGCCGCGCTGGGTCGTGCCGCCGACGCGGCGCGGGGGTGCGGCGACGGCCGGCCCCGGGGCCAGGTGATGGCCGACACGCTCGTGGCCTCGGTCGTGCAGCACCCTGAGGTCCCAGCCCCCGCCGGGGAGCGGGGGGCCGCGGTCCGGCTCGTCATGACCGACCGCGCCCTGCTGGACGGCGGCGACGAGCCTGCCGACGTCGAGGGGTACGGGCCCGTCCCGGCCGGGTGGGCGCGCGAGCTCCTCGCCGGCACGCTGGACCGCGGCGACGAGGTGTGGCTCCGACGGCTGGTGCTCTCGCCGGTCAGCGGGCGACCGGTCGCCACCGACAGCCACGCCAGGCTCGCCCCGCGGGCCCTGGCCGACTGGGTGCGCACGCGGGACGCCGGGACCTGCCGCACGCCCTGGTGCGACGCCCCCGCGCGTCACGTCGACCATGTCGTGCCGCACGCGCGGGGCGGGCCCACGACCGCCGAGAACCTCCAAGGTCTGTGCGAGGCGTGCAACCACGCCAAGGAGGCACCGGGGTGGCGGGCGTCGGTGGTGCTCGACCGAGCGGTCGTCGGGCGTGGCGGGGCGGCGGCAGTCCGTGGCGACCCGCTGTCGGACGAGCCACCGGACGACGGGCTGGCGGACGACGGGCCGCACACCGTGGTGACCAGGACACCGACGGGGCACCGCTACCGCTCGGTGGCTCCACCGCTGCCGGGCGCGCAGCGGGGACAGGACCCAAGGGGGCAGAGCGGCGGACCACCAGGACCGGATCCCCTGGAGGTCCAGGACGACGGCATCGCCGGTGTCGTCGAGCGCTGGCTCGCCGGCCGGCTGCTCACGGGCGCGCTGGGGCTGCTGTGACGCCCTCGGGCTCGTCGACGGGGCCACCGCCGGCGAGCAGCAGGAGGAAGCCGGTCCCCACGAGCACCGCGACGGCGCCCGCGAGGGCCAGGGTCCCGGCGGCCCCGACCAGTCCGACGAGCGCGGCCCCGAGCAGCAGCGACGACACGTTGGCGCCCTGGTACAGCACGCCGAGCGCGGCGAAGACGCGACCGCGCCGGTCGTCGGGCGTGCGCGCCCGCACCAGCGAGCTGGACGCGACGACGGCGACCCCGTTGCCCGCGCCCGCCACGACCCAGCCGACGACGACCCACGCGAGCTCGAGGCGGAACCCGCCGAGGCTCGCGACGACCAGCCCGGCGCCCAGCAGCACGCAGGAGCCGAGCAGCGCCCGTGCGGTCGCGCCCGAGGTCCGCAGCCGGCCCGCCGCCCAGGACGCGACCAGGGACGACGCTGCCCACGCCGCCGCCACGGCCCCGTACACCGTCTCGCTGGCGCCCAGCAGGTCGACGACGACGAACACCTCGGCGACGTTGACGGACGTCACGCACACCAGGCTCACCGCCAGCCCGACGGTGCACAGCAGCAGCACCCGGTCACCCCTGAGCCACCGCACCCCGGCCAGCACCTCGTCGGCCCGCCCCGCTCTGTCGCCGCTCCCGACGGCGCCGCTCCGGGGTCCACCGTCCTCCTGGGCGGCGCGGACCGGCACGCGCCGGGCGCGCAGCAGGGCGACCAGCCCGGCCTCGAGCACGAACGACGCCGCGTCCAGCCGCAGGGCGGTGCCCGCGCCCAGCACCCCGACCGCCAGGCCCCCGAGCGGCAGGCCGACGAGGAAGCCGACGTTGCCCGCCACGGCGACGGCCGAGTAGCCCCGTCCGGCCCGCTCCTCCCCCACCACCCAGGGGACCAGCGCCTGCACGGCCGGAGCGACGAGGGCCTGGCCGGCCCCGACCACCACGAGCATCCCGACCAGCGCGGGCAGCGAGCCGGTGGCGGTGCTGCCCAGGCCGACAGCGACCGCCTGGGCGAGGCAGGCGAGCACGAGCAGGCGCCGGGCCGGGTACCGGTCGACGAGCAGCCCGGCGACGGGCGCAGCCACGACCGCCGCCAGCAGCTCGGCGCCGAGGGCGAGCGCCAGCGACCACGGCCCGAGGGGCTCCGCGACGAGCACGACGGTCACCGTCGTCGCCGACGAGCCGGCCACCGTCAGCAGCCGCGCCGCCGTCAGCAGCGCGAGGTCGCCCCGCGGCCGGGGCGCCATCCCGGCGGAGGTCACCGCAGCCCGGTGCCGCGCCCCAGCGCCAGGGCGAGCAGCCGGTCGACCAGCTTGGGGTACGCCACCCCGGTCTCGGCCCAGAGCCGCGGGTACATCGACGTGGCGGTGAAGCCCGGCATGGTGTTCACCTCGTTGACCACCAGGCGGGGCACGCCGCCGGACAGGTCGACGAACCAGTCCACCCGGGCGAGCCCCTCGCAGCCCAGCACCTCGAACGCCCGGACGGACTCCGCCCGCACGAGGTCGGC
The DNA window shown above is from Aquipuribacter hungaricus and carries:
- a CDS encoding Lrp/AsnC family transcriptional regulator, translating into MVQAYILVQTEVGKAGSVSDAIRSMTETVSVENVTGPYDVVAKVQAETLDELGRLVVARVQELSGITRTLTCPVVNV
- a CDS encoding DUF3515 family protein gives rise to the protein MLLGLAAVALVPGCAGPVQVTAAPEGSSDACADVLALLPAELAGQPERETRGAGTAAWGDPAVLLRCGEEPVLASTQPCVSVPGGGEDVDWVVLASDDSGSIVRTFGRDPSVEVEVPATYGPAPVAVLPDLAEAVAAVPATAVCTG
- a CDS encoding GDSL-type esterase/lipase family protein, which codes for MSGVSGVSGVRPGHVTPVTPALVHGALELEPTARGLRPHRLPARARGLGVDDQLRMVEAQPSGVRLRFRTAATVVELVTVPTKRVYPGLPARPDGVYDLLVDGRPAGRTSVAGGDTLTVDLATQTTSVVTGAPGTARFDGLPAVDKTVEVWLPHDEATELVELRTDAPVHPAPATGRPVWLHHGSSISQGSGADGPTGTWPAVAAAAVGVDLVNVGLGGSMLLDPSTARALAATPADLLSLEVGINVVGADVMRLRAFRAALHGFLDTLRDGHPTAPLVLVSPLLCPVHEDTPGPGAFDLDALREGRVRFRASGDPADVPAGRLTLRVVRDEVARAVAERQPDDPALHLVDGRALYGEEDERLRPLPDGLHPDAATHREVGRRFARLVGGPGGAFSGTPAG
- a CDS encoding TetR/AcrR family transcriptional regulator; the protein is MARAGLTRAGLVEAAAVLVDEVGTAGLTVSALARRVRVQPASLYSHVTSTDDLRSRVTQLALAEMADRVADGIAGRAGKDAVRGFADAYRGYAREHPGRYAASRLPLDAQAAASGAGPRHAEMARAVLRGYDLTGEDQTHGVRLLGSLVHGFVDLEASGGFSHSAPPSQRSWERLVDTVDLALRAWVAA
- a CDS encoding HNH endonuclease, with product MRSSPPGVDDLLRLVEALRLLDRSVDDATRVSRLRALEMLKAAASAAQARDTADLAASRHAQRAAAGVPPQERGRGVAAEVALARRDSPRRGAQHLGLATALVHEMPCTLAALEAGRISEWRATVLVRDTACLTRADRTAVDAEVAGDPAVLEQLGDRALGARVRQAAYRLDPLSVVERARRVERERRVTLRPAPDTMAYLTALLPVAAAVSVVAALGRAADAARGCGDGRPRGQVMADTLVASVVQHPEVPAPAGERGAAVRLVMTDRALLDGGDEPADVEGYGPVPAGWARELLAGTLDRGDEVWLRRLVLSPVSGRPVATDSHARLAPRALADWVRTRDAGTCRTPWCDAPARHVDHVVPHARGGPTTAENLQGLCEACNHAKEAPGWRASVVLDRAVVGRGGAAAVRGDPLSDEPPDDGLADDGPHTVVTRTPTGHRYRSVAPPLPGAQRGQDPRGQSGGPPGPDPLEVQDDGIAGVVERWLAGRLLTGALGLL
- a CDS encoding MFS transporter, whose translation is MTSAGMAPRPRGDLALLTAARLLTVAGSSATTVTVVLVAEPLGPWSLALALGAELLAAVVAAPVAGLLVDRYPARRLLVLACLAQAVAVGLGSTATGSLPALVGMLVVVGAGQALVAPAVQALVPWVVGEERAGRGYSAVAVAGNVGFLVGLPLGGLAVGVLGAGTALRLDAASFVLEAGLVALLRARRVPVRAAQEDGGPRSGAVGSGDRAGRADEVLAGVRWLRGDRVLLLCTVGLAVSLVCVTSVNVAEVFVVVDLLGASETVYGAVAAAWAASSLVASWAAGRLRTSGATARALLGSCVLLGAGLVVASLGGFRLELAWVVVGWVVAGAGNGVAVVASSSLVRARTPDDRRGRVFAALGVLYQGANVSSLLLGAALVGLVGAAGTLALAGAVAVLVGTGFLLLLAGGGPVDEPEGVTAAPARP